In one Mucilaginibacter ginsenosidivorax genomic region, the following are encoded:
- the rpsJ gene encoding 30S ribosomal protein S10, producing MSQRIRIKLKSYDYNLVDKSAEKIVKTVKPTGAVVSGPLPLPTEKKIFTVLRSPHVNKKAREQFQLCSYKRLLDIYSSNSKTVDALMKLELPSGVEVEIKV from the coding sequence ATGAGCCAAAGAATCAGGATCAAATTAAAATCTTACGATTACAACCTGGTAGATAAGTCTGCCGAGAAAATCGTAAAAACAGTAAAGCCAACAGGCGCTGTAGTTAGCGGACCACTTCCGTTACCAACCGAAAAGAAAATTTTCACCGTTTTACGTTCACCACACGTAAACAAAAAAGCACGTGAGCAATTTCAATTATGCTCATACAAGCGCTTATTAGACATTTACAGCTCGAACTCGAAAACTGTAGATGCGCTGATGAAGCTTGAGTTGCCAAGCGGCGTTGAAGTTGAAATCAAAGTTTGA
- a CDS encoding VOC family protein, protein MATQIFVNLPVKDLNKSIEFFTSLGYTFNPQFTNEVAASLVISDTIYFMLVTEPFFKTFTKKEIADATQVTETINCISLDSREAVDEMIAKAVAAGATTPNDKQDHGWMYGWGFQDLDGHLWEFAYMDMSHLPG, encoded by the coding sequence ATGGCAACTCAAATATTTGTAAACCTACCTGTTAAAGACCTTAACAAATCCATCGAATTTTTTACCAGCCTGGGCTACACCTTTAACCCGCAATTTACCAACGAAGTAGCTGCATCGTTGGTGATAAGCGATACTATTTACTTTATGCTGGTGACGGAGCCTTTCTTTAAAACTTTTACCAAAAAAGAAATTGCTGATGCCACCCAGGTAACCGAAACTATTAACTGCATTTCGTTAGATAGCCGCGAAGCTGTCGACGAAATGATTGCCAAAGCAGTTGCCGCCGGCGCCACCACACCAAACGATAAGCAAGACCATGGCTGGATGTATGGTTGGGGTTTCCAGGATCTGGACGGTCACCTTTGGGAATTTGCGTATATGGATATGAGCCATTTGCCGGGCTGA
- a CDS encoding MmcQ/YjbR family DNA-binding protein: MTIETLQTICHQLPGVTEDIKLDHHLCFNVGGKTFLFTGPDSVPVTAAVKVPDEDFEEALQMECFSPQAYIGRYKWVHIADINCLNEKDWGFYIEQSYRLIVNKLPARVKKQLNIAGE, encoded by the coding sequence ATGACTATAGAAACTCTTCAAACCATTTGCCACCAGTTACCCGGTGTTACCGAGGATATCAAACTGGATCATCACCTGTGCTTTAACGTTGGCGGTAAAACCTTCCTTTTTACCGGTCCCGATTCGGTGCCGGTAACGGCGGCTGTTAAAGTGCCGGATGAAGACTTTGAAGAAGCTCTTCAAATGGAATGCTTTTCGCCGCAGGCTTATATCGGCCGTTATAAATGGGTGCATATAGCCGATATTAACTGCCTGAACGAAAAGGATTGGGGATTTTATATCGAACAATCGTACCGCCTTATAGTTAATAAGCTGCCGGCCAGGGTTAAAAAACAACTTAATATAGCCGGAGAATAA
- a CDS encoding VOC family protein, producing the protein MKVKLLVIRTGDMQKLAKFYELLGFTFDYHKHGDSPYHYSATVGETVIEIYPLIKSQTEADKSLRLGFEIDNFDTIIELLKENNIVFAAQPVLTTFGLMSVVIDPDGRKIELYKK; encoded by the coding sequence ATGAAAGTAAAACTATTGGTAATAAGAACAGGGGATATGCAAAAGCTTGCCAAATTTTATGAGCTATTAGGTTTTACTTTTGATTATCATAAACATGGTGATTCACCTTATCATTATTCAGCTACCGTTGGTGAAACCGTTATTGAAATTTATCCGCTTATAAAAAGCCAAACCGAAGCAGATAAAAGCTTGCGCTTAGGTTTTGAGATTGATAATTTTGATACAATCATTGAACTGTTAAAGGAGAATAACATTGTATTTGCAGCACAGCCAGTATTAACAACATTTGGCTTAATGAGCGTAGTTATTGACCCCGATGGGCGGAAAATTGAATTGTATAAAAAATAA
- a CDS encoding tetratricopeptide repeat protein — translation MSCLAQEDYLEKGNTFLDKGQLSKAERAFRDGIKADPTNLIYQCQLGLTLIQQKKFAASEIVLQQVLKNDSNNVAARWYSGIGYFENTQDRKSVNEFLKALPLIDKQSGQYYSANWYIGKCYANLLKTEGLTYAETDQMFASYQEYLRLQPDAEDAATIKAYIEHKKARRPPANVKIWVDL, via the coding sequence ATGAGCTGTTTAGCTCAGGAAGATTACCTGGAAAAAGGCAATACCTTTTTAGATAAGGGTCAGTTAAGCAAAGCCGAGAGGGCGTTTAGGGATGGGATCAAAGCCGATCCAACAAACCTTATTTATCAATGTCAGCTGGGGCTTACCCTGATTCAGCAAAAAAAGTTTGCAGCATCTGAAATTGTACTTCAACAGGTTTTAAAAAATGATTCAAATAATGTAGCAGCCCGTTGGTACAGCGGAATAGGTTATTTTGAAAATACGCAGGACAGAAAATCTGTTAATGAATTTTTAAAGGCCTTACCTTTAATTGATAAGCAGAGTGGGCAATATTACTCTGCCAACTGGTATATTGGTAAATGCTACGCCAACCTGCTAAAAACCGAAGGATTAACGTATGCCGAGACCGACCAGATGTTTGCCAGTTACCAAGAGTATTTAAGGTTGCAACCTGATGCAGAAGATGCCGCAACAATAAAGGCATATATTGAACATAAAAAGGCCCGGCGGCCGCCTGCAAATGTAAAAATATGGGTCGATTTATAA
- a CDS encoding FeoB-associated Cys-rich membrane protein, protein MEILFIIVGAIVFAIIGFVVYRLLKVTAKRKELESLRFNRIQPLFDQLNSETEISTSDVLPFAQNILTRHDAYHLLKKYDKAELFPAEYFTLLKGAESALVVWLEFPTELDACPDEIEHIKRVTIDFDGNSNFVHYEVFKYRVDAPHWAAKNGWMLGVVGPFFDDSGPYHYAQATFSRINSSADKVTPEDEVRWVHQNISMRRR, encoded by the coding sequence ATGGAAATACTATTTATCATCGTCGGCGCTATTGTTTTTGCCATCATCGGTTTTGTTGTTTACCGCCTTTTAAAAGTAACGGCGAAACGAAAAGAACTCGAAAGCCTGCGATTTAACAGGATCCAGCCACTTTTTGATCAGTTGAACAGCGAAACTGAAATATCAACAAGTGATGTTTTACCATTTGCGCAAAATATACTTACAAGGCATGATGCTTATCATCTCCTAAAAAAATATGATAAGGCCGAGCTTTTCCCTGCAGAATATTTTACGCTTTTAAAGGGTGCAGAAAGCGCCCTGGTAGTCTGGCTCGAGTTTCCAACGGAGCTTGACGCCTGTCCCGATGAAATTGAACACATAAAACGGGTGACAATTGATTTTGACGGCAATAGCAATTTTGTACATTATGAGGTGTTTAAATATCGAGTTGATGCCCCTCACTGGGCCGCAAAAAATGGATGGATGCTGGGTGTTGTCGGCCCGTTTTTTGACGATAGCGGGCCTTATCATTATGCGCAGGCAACATTCAGCAGAATAAATAGTTCTGCAGACAAAGTAACGCCCGAAGATGAGGTGAGATGGGTACATCAAAATATCTCCATGAGGAGGCGGTAA
- a CDS encoding KOW motif-containing protein, whose amino-acid sequence MATENLKDGDNCKVIGGTHAGKSGKVRDINTSKTGHITITVVQENGDRFKTLGKNVVVIPQENP is encoded by the coding sequence ATGGCTACAGAAAACTTAAAAGATGGAGACAATTGTAAAGTTATAGGTGGAACCCATGCCGGAAAATCAGGCAAAGTACGTGATATAAACACCAGTAAAACCGGGCACATTACCATTACCGTGGTACAAGAAAACGGCGACCGGTTTAAAACATTAGGTAAGAATGTGGTGGTGATACCTCAGGAAAATCCCTAA
- the pruA gene encoding L-glutamate gamma-semialdehyde dehydrogenase, producing MLKGFFNVPAPVNEPVLNYGPRSLERVALKAALDEARAQQLDIPMYIGAQEVRTGTKLEIRPPHDHKHLLATFSEGDASHVTAAIDAALAAKADWENLPWEQRAAIFLKAADLIAGPYRAAINAATMLGQSKNAYQAEIDSACELIDFLRFNVEYMTEIYKQQPPVSGKGVWNRLEQRPLEGFVFALTPFNFTAIAGNLPASAAMMGNVVVWKPAYTQIYAANVIMKIFKEAGVPAGVINLIYVDGPVAGEVIFNHPDFAGIHFTGSTKVFQNIWQTIGTNIHKYKTYPRIVGETGGKDFVLAHPSANADVVSTALVRGAFEYQGQKCSAASRAYIPASLWPAVKANMLRDITSFKMGPVEDFENFINAVITEVSFDKLAKYIDAAKTDEGVEVVAGGSYDKTKGWFVEPTVLKVDDPYYVTMCEELFGPVLTIYVYEDDQFDEVLNIVDKTSIYALTGSIISQDRYAIAKATQHLRNAAGNFYINDKPTGAVVGQQPFGGARGSGTNDKAGSMINLLRWVSPRTIKETFDPPTDYRYPFLAKEL from the coding sequence ATGCTTAAAGGATTTTTTAATGTCCCGGCTCCTGTAAACGAGCCGGTTTTAAACTATGGACCCAGAAGTTTAGAGCGTGTAGCCCTCAAGGCTGCTTTAGACGAGGCCCGCGCGCAACAGTTAGATATACCTATGTACATTGGCGCGCAGGAAGTACGCACCGGCACAAAGCTGGAAATTCGCCCGCCGCATGATCATAAACACCTGTTAGCTACCTTTAGCGAGGGTGATGCCAGCCATGTAACCGCCGCCATTGATGCGGCCCTTGCCGCTAAAGCCGACTGGGAAAACCTGCCCTGGGAACAACGTGCCGCCATATTTTTAAAAGCTGCCGACTTGATTGCCGGTCCGTACCGTGCTGCTATAAACGCGGCTACCATGCTTGGTCAATCAAAAAACGCCTACCAGGCCGAGATCGATTCGGCTTGCGAGCTGATAGATTTTCTGCGTTTTAACGTGGAGTACATGACCGAAATTTACAAACAACAGCCACCCGTATCGGGCAAAGGCGTTTGGAACCGTTTGGAACAACGTCCGCTTGAAGGTTTTGTGTTTGCATTAACCCCGTTCAACTTTACAGCCATAGCGGGTAATTTACCTGCATCGGCCGCCATGATGGGCAACGTAGTAGTTTGGAAACCTGCTTACACGCAGATCTATGCTGCTAACGTGATCATGAAAATATTCAAAGAAGCCGGTGTACCTGCTGGTGTTATCAACCTGATTTATGTTGATGGCCCTGTTGCCGGCGAAGTAATATTTAACCACCCCGATTTTGCGGGCATCCACTTCACCGGATCGACCAAGGTTTTCCAAAACATCTGGCAAACTATTGGTACCAACATCCACAAATACAAAACCTACCCGCGCATTGTAGGCGAAACCGGCGGTAAAGATTTTGTGCTTGCCCACCCAAGCGCCAATGCCGACGTAGTGAGCACAGCCCTTGTTCGTGGTGCTTTTGAATACCAGGGGCAAAAATGTTCTGCGGCTTCAAGGGCTTATATCCCTGCCTCGTTATGGCCTGCGGTAAAAGCAAACATGCTGCGCGATATTACCTCATTTAAAATGGGCCCGGTGGAGGATTTTGAAAACTTTATCAATGCCGTTATAACCGAAGTATCTTTTGATAAACTGGCCAAATACATTGATGCTGCCAAAACAGATGAAGGCGTTGAAGTTGTTGCCGGCGGCAGCTACGATAAAACCAAAGGCTGGTTTGTGGAGCCAACCGTATTGAAAGTTGATGACCCATACTATGTAACCATGTGCGAAGAGCTTTTTGGCCCCGTGTTAACCATTTACGTGTACGAGGACGATCAATTTGATGAGGTGCTTAACATTGTAGATAAAACTTCCATTTACGCCCTTACAGGCTCTATTATCTCGCAGGACCGTTATGCCATTGCCAAAGCAACCCAGCATTTACGCAACGCCGCAGGTAACTTTTATATTAATGATAAACCTACAGGCGCCGTTGTTGGCCAGCAGCCATTTGGCGGTGCAAGAGGATCGGGCACTAATGATAAAGCAGGTTCGATGATTAACCTGTTGCGCTGGGTATCTCCGCGCACTATCAAAGAAACCTTTGATCCGCCGACAGATTACAGGTACCCGTTTTTGGCTAAGGAATTGTAG
- a CDS encoding serine hydrolase domain-containing protein, with the protein MKSQTHYCLIILIVFSMISSSASAQSIQQRKTDSVFALVKHYFNAKQADSIYALAGDSFKAQLSRTAFGNVSEKQLFPLGEIRGSSLVSFVNNKVATYKVIFNSVTLQLLIGLDQANKIDILLFQPFKEATAHRIERAATSNKMLTIIDNAVAEAVSPYIEQANTAGLSIGVLKDNNINTYGYGETAKGKSNLPDANTIFEIGSITKTFTSVILAYYVNEGKLKLNDPITKYLPDSVAANPNLKGITLLTLSNHTSGLERMPDNLPANTDPLNPYKQYNKKLLFAYLKTCKLNSVPGEQYAYSNLAVGLLGTILAQVSGKTYDQLVADVICKPLKMESTAQHLTAALQAREAIVYNTEGNATPLWDFDALAPCGALHSSVNDLLTYVKANMNPPDDKLGKALELTHQLTFKKDAKLGLAWHIITVNGVEYIFHNGGTFGSSSFLAFNHEKNLAVVVLSNCGETVDMVGINILKKLQ; encoded by the coding sequence ATGAAATCTCAAACGCACTATTGTTTAATTATACTCATCGTATTTTCGATGATTTCGTCTTCCGCATCTGCCCAAAGCATCCAGCAGCGCAAAACCGATTCGGTATTCGCTTTGGTAAAACACTACTTTAATGCCAAACAGGCCGATTCCATATATGCCCTTGCGGGCGATAGCTTCAAAGCGCAGCTAAGCCGTACCGCATTTGGGAATGTGAGCGAGAAACAGCTTTTTCCGCTGGGCGAGATCAGGGGATCATCATTGGTCAGTTTTGTAAATAATAAGGTAGCTACTTATAAAGTGATCTTCAACAGTGTTACTTTACAATTGCTGATAGGCCTTGATCAGGCTAACAAGATTGATATTTTGCTTTTTCAGCCATTTAAAGAGGCTACAGCCCACAGGATAGAACGGGCTGCAACGTCGAACAAAATGCTTACCATTATAGATAACGCGGTAGCAGAAGCTGTTTCTCCTTACATTGAACAGGCTAATACCGCCGGCCTCAGTATTGGTGTTTTAAAAGATAATAACATTAACACTTACGGGTATGGCGAAACTGCCAAAGGCAAAAGTAACCTGCCCGACGCCAATACTATCTTCGAGATTGGTTCTATCACCAAAACTTTCACATCGGTTATTTTGGCCTACTATGTAAATGAAGGCAAGTTAAAACTGAACGACCCCATTACCAAATACCTGCCCGATTCTGTAGCGGCCAATCCAAATTTAAAGGGTATTACACTGCTTACTTTAAGCAACCACACGTCCGGGTTGGAACGCATGCCGGATAATTTGCCTGCCAACACCGATCCCCTTAATCCCTATAAGCAATATAATAAAAAGCTCCTGTTTGCTTATCTAAAAACCTGTAAGCTAAACAGTGTACCGGGCGAACAGTATGCGTATTCTAATTTAGCCGTGGGTTTGTTAGGAACCATACTTGCGCAGGTGAGCGGTAAAACTTACGATCAGCTGGTGGCCGATGTTATTTGCAAACCATTAAAAATGGAGAGCACAGCACAACATTTAACAGCTGCCTTACAGGCCCGTGAAGCTATTGTTTATAATACTGAAGGCAATGCAACACCTTTATGGGACTTTGATGCCCTGGCGCCTTGTGGGGCTTTACATTCATCGGTTAACGACTTGCTGACCTATGTTAAAGCCAATATGAATCCGCCTGACGATAAATTAGGTAAAGCGCTGGAATTAACCCACCAGTTAACTTTTAAAAAAGACGCTAAACTGGGCCTGGCCTGGCATATTATTACTGTAAACGGCGTAGAGTACATTTTTCATAATGGCGGTACGTTTGGCAGCAGTTCGTTTTTAGCTTTTAACCACGAGAAAAATCTTGCCGTTGTGGTATTATCAAACTGCGGCGAAACAGTAGATATGGTTGGGATAAATATTTTGAAGAAACTACAATAA
- a CDS encoding aspartate carbamoyltransferase catalytic subunit yields the protein MAGLSTRHLLGIKDLNRADIELIFETADTFKSVLNRPIKKVPSLRDVTIANIFFENSTRTRLSFELAEKRLSADVVNFAASSSSVSKGETLIDTVNNILAMKVDMVVMRHPYAGAGIFLSKHVKAQIVNAGDGAHEHPTQALLDAFSIREKYGDVAGKKVVIVGDILHSRVALSNILCLKQLGAEVMVCGPTTLIPKYIGSLGVKVEHNLIKALNWCDVANMLRIQLERQDIKYFPSLREYTMLFGLNKTILDSLDKEITVMHPGPINRGVEITSDVADSKQSIILDQVENGVAVRMAVLYLLAGQTP from the coding sequence ATGGCAGGACTAAGCACAAGGCACTTATTAGGCATAAAAGATTTAAACCGGGCAGATATTGAGTTGATATTTGAAACGGCCGATACCTTTAAATCCGTTTTAAACCGACCGATAAAGAAAGTGCCTTCTTTACGCGATGTAACCATTGCCAACATATTTTTTGAGAATTCTACCCGTACCCGTTTATCGTTCGAGCTGGCAGAGAAGCGGCTTTCGGCAGATGTGGTGAACTTCGCGGCATCGTCTTCGTCGGTAAGTAAAGGCGAAACCCTGATAGATACGGTAAACAACATCCTGGCCATGAAGGTGGATATGGTGGTGATGCGCCATCCTTATGCAGGTGCCGGCATCTTCTTATCCAAACATGTAAAAGCCCAGATAGTGAACGCCGGTGATGGTGCACATGAGCACCCTACGCAGGCTTTGCTTGATGCTTTTTCTATCCGTGAAAAATACGGCGATGTAGCCGGTAAAAAGGTGGTGATTGTGGGCGACATTTTGCATTCGCGCGTAGCACTTTCAAACATACTTTGCCTTAAACAATTGGGTGCCGAGGTGATGGTATGCGGGCCCACAACGCTGATTCCTAAATATATTGGCTCATTAGGTGTTAAGGTTGAGCATAACCTGATCAAAGCCTTAAACTGGTGCGATGTGGCCAACATGCTTCGCATCCAGCTGGAGCGCCAGGATATTAAGTATTTCCCATCTTTAAGGGAATATACCATGCTTTTCGGACTCAATAAAACTATATTGGATTCGTTAGATAAGGAGATCACCGTAATGCACCCCGGCCCAATCAATCGCGGGGTGGAAATTACCAGCGACGTAGCAGATAGCAAACAATCTATCATATTAGACCAGGTAGAGAATGGTGTGGCCGTGAGGATGGCCGTGCTGTACCTGCTGGCTGGGCAAACACCATAA
- a CDS encoding four helix bundle protein, which yields MSNVKYDLEERLIDFAVLIADIVEALPNTRLGNYIAGQLVRSGCSPALNYGEAQSAESRNDFIHKMKVILKELRESMISLKIIKRRGMHNVENTAIAINECNQLTAIFVKSIETAKKNNIKAQ from the coding sequence ATGAGTAACGTTAAGTACGATTTAGAGGAACGACTTATCGATTTTGCAGTTCTTATAGCCGACATTGTTGAAGCATTACCAAATACGAGGCTCGGTAATTATATAGCCGGTCAATTGGTTCGATCAGGATGTTCCCCAGCGCTAAATTATGGAGAGGCTCAATCGGCAGAATCAAGGAATGATTTCATTCATAAAATGAAGGTCATTCTTAAAGAATTGAGAGAATCTATGATTTCTCTGAAGATTATCAAAAGACGAGGGATGCATAACGTTGAAAATACAGCTATCGCAATAAATGAATGTAATCAACTGACGGCAATTTTTGTAAAGAGTATAGAGACAGCTAAGAAAAACAACATAAAAGCACAATAA
- the pyrR gene encoding bifunctional pyr operon transcriptional regulator/uracil phosphoribosyltransferase PyrR yields MQNLTLLDGQKFQITIQRLCRQLIENHNDFSRSVLIGIQPRGIYLARRVAEELRKILPESKIMQGDLDITFYRDDFRRQGSPLVPNQTKIDFIIEGKKVIMMDDVLWTGRTIRAAMDAMQAFGRPEKVELLALVDRRYSRHIPVAADYVGIEVDSIASQKVVVSWKDTDGEDKIVLISERE; encoded by the coding sequence ATGCAAAATCTAACGCTGCTCGACGGACAGAAATTTCAGATCACCATACAACGTTTGTGCCGCCAGTTAATTGAAAACCATAATGATTTTTCACGCTCGGTATTAATTGGTATTCAACCACGGGGCATTTACCTGGCCCGCCGCGTTGCAGAAGAACTCCGCAAAATCCTCCCCGAAAGTAAAATTATGCAGGGCGACCTTGATATCACCTTTTACCGCGACGATTTTCGCCGCCAGGGATCGCCATTGGTGCCCAATCAAACCAAGATTGATTTTATCATCGAAGGCAAAAAAGTGATCATGATGGACGATGTACTTTGGACAGGGCGCACCATCCGTGCAGCCATGGACGCAATGCAGGCATTTGGCCGGCCCGAGAAGGTAGAATTGCTGGCACTGGTTGACAGAAGGTACTCAAGACATATACCAGTAGCGGCAGATTACGTTGGAATTGAAGTTGACTCTATTGCATCGCAGAAAGTTGTGGTGAGTTGGAAGGATACCGACGGGGAGGATAAGATAGTATTAATATCAGAAAGGGAATAG
- a CDS encoding ACT domain-containing protein: protein MAGETNLDNLLRNMTPLLNEGDYVYCTVTDIDTIDIKNVLGIFKEEEAVTVILKKEIADQLGLKYEYIAAWITLTIHSSLEATGLTAAFAAALAKEAISCNVVAAYYHDHIFVAKKDAERAMAALKNLADK from the coding sequence ATGGCCGGAGAAACCAACCTCGACAACCTATTGAGAAACATGACACCCTTATTGAATGAGGGGGATTATGTTTATTGTACCGTTACCGATATTGATACTATTGATATCAAAAACGTTTTGGGCATTTTTAAGGAAGAGGAGGCCGTTACAGTTATCCTTAAAAAGGAAATTGCCGATCAACTTGGCTTAAAATACGAATACATTGCCGCCTGGATTACCCTAACCATCCATTCTTCATTAGAAGCCACCGGCCTTACAGCCGCTTTTGCTGCCGCTTTGGCCAAAGAAGCAATAAGCTGTAATGTAGTTGCCGCCTATTATCACGACCATATTTTTGTGGCCAAAAAAGATGCGGAGCGGGCAATGGCAGCTTTGAAGAATTTAGCCGATAAATAA
- a CDS encoding RNA 2'-phosphotransferase, whose translation MKDTKQTSKLISYWLRHHPEDGNLNIDDFGWASIDELIQSLATKGQTFTHAEIVELSKSFDKVRWEFSGDGSKIRATHGHSIEVILDEKAVKPPALLYHGSSSNKIDAIKENGLLAMQRQFVHLSTDREVAVSVGKRHGKPLLIEIDAAALAADGWVFYQASENVWLTTNIPVKYLKIEQK comes from the coding sequence ATGAAGGATACAAAACAAACCAGTAAGCTCATTAGCTACTGGCTAAGGCATCACCCGGAGGACGGCAACCTCAACATTGATGATTTTGGCTGGGCGTCGATTGATGAACTAATACAATCACTCGCCACAAAGGGGCAGACTTTTACTCATGCCGAAATTGTGGAACTAAGCAAATCATTTGATAAAGTGAGGTGGGAGTTTAGTGGCGATGGCAGTAAGATAAGGGCAACACACGGCCATTCCATTGAAGTGATTTTAGATGAAAAGGCTGTTAAGCCGCCTGCTTTGCTTTATCATGGTTCATCGTCAAATAAAATAGATGCCATAAAAGAAAATGGTTTGCTTGCCATGCAGCGACAGTTTGTACATTTATCAACAGATAGGGAAGTAGCGGTATCAGTTGGAAAAAGGCACGGAAAGCCCTTGCTTATAGAAATTGATGCTGCAGCCTTAGCGGCCGACGGGTGGGTTTTTTATCAAGCAAGCGAGAATGTTTGGCTCACCACCAATATTCCTGTTAAATATCTTAAAATTGAACAAAAATAA